A segment of the Triticum urartu cultivar G1812 chromosome 1, Tu2.1, whole genome shotgun sequence genome:
TATTCCTCGCCTGCAACTCGCAAAGCATCTTTGGGATAACGATAGCTGATAGGGCCAACCACCATCAGCTCCGTCTAGACGTCGCAATGGAAAAGGCGACTAGGCAGAAAGCAAAGTGTtacaaataaataaataaaagacgATTAAATGCACACAAGAGCTGACTGTACATTGCATTTTGATTATTTAAACAGCGCAAGGAAGCACAATCATCAAACGATTTCTGTGCAATTTTGTTCTGAAACACGGCTTACTCCGACGAATATGCACGATTCAGGATTCACTGACCATCCTTGCAGAGGATATTATCTTCCCTGGGTCAAAACGGGGGCCGCTTTACAAACTGTCGACAGACCGATCATGGCTTATTGATAACAAGTTGTTACAATCCCTTGACAAATAGCGTTTCTCCCAGAGAAACTATGTACACACAACAGAGGGCCACAACAAAATACTCAGTAGCTGCTGCTACCTGCTAGTGTTCTCCACTACATCATTTTGAGGAACAGCATGCCGTCTAAACCGCCATGCCCTCGTGCATACATAGCAAGCAATACCAGATGCATCATCTCTCATGTGTCCGCTTTGAAGCCCACGAGCTGCTGCAAGGCCTTCCAACCCCAAAGCAACTCGCGCTCAAAAGCTCCTGCCAGCCCATGCTTAACCAGAGCGCCATTCTTGGGCAGGATACTATCATCGTCGGTCGTTTCATCGTATTCACCATCAGCATCAGCATACGTCGTAGCCCTGCCATTCTGGGGTGCTGTGTCTATTTCATAACGAAGCTCATCTTGAATTTTCTGTTCGCCCATCAATAGCTGATTCAGAATCAAAAAGCACCGTGTGAGTTGAGTCTAACAATTGGAGGAACTTAACAAATGATTAACTAGCCCTCAAAATATGATTATAAGAACTGGTAGACATGATCGTTGAATGAGATTTATGCAGCTTACACTACCCATTAAGAATACTGGTTTTTTTTTTGGAAAACCAGTGTTATTCCGCTTTATAAGCATGTCTTTCCACCTTCTAATGAAACGAGTGATCTAATGCTTGATAGATAGTTCAGTTCAGGCTGACAGTTCTTAGACATTCTCTTGTAAAAGAACCACCAACATGTGGTGCTCCGGAAAATAGCACACAATTTTGAGTATGGTCATCTATAATTCAGATCAGCCACGTGCAACCtgcatcccccccccccccttctctctctctctctctcaaatctaaTGAAGGTATGGTCTCTGTGCCCGGAAATGGAGTGACTAACGAAAGCGATAGATGCCACGTTTCATTCGGCAAAGCATCAAAGCATAAAAGGGTCACTGAACTACTTACTTTCAGCAGAACAGGTGGCAAGACATAGAAATGCCCCTGGAATTTCAGTAGTAAATAAATGTCTAGCTTCCACACTAAGGTACTGATGGATATTGAATTAATCCATTACCTCTGGTTGATCAGCTTCACATGCCTTCATTGTTTCCTCTCCAACAGATGCAATAGCAGCAGCCATTGAATTATCATCATCGCTTATAGTTGATTCGTCCTCTTTGATCTCTTGATTGTCACACACTTGTAGCTCATGTGCCGAAACAACACCATTTCTGCCGTGATCATCATTGACAACTGTCTCCATCATTTGAACCGGGGTGTGTCCCTCCTCTGCCACTTTCTGATTCTTCGCATTACCCCAATCTTCGTAGACCACCAATGTCTTTGTGGTTTCACCTGTCTGTAGGCTTCTATTAGGCCCATTCTGCCAATGGAACTTTCCCAAGGAATCTTGGAGCAAGAACTTGAACTCAATCAACCTGTTGGCAGGTAAATCCTGTTCAAAACAGAAAAGAGATGATGAAGTTACTCAAAAGAGGCTAAATCATTAAACACTGTACATAAACGGAGTCTCACTTTCTCTACTGTCCAGTCATTGCCTTCCAACCAATCCATAGCGACCGCATTCGTCGGTTCCCAGAGGCCAAGTGCTGGGACATCACCGACCAGGTGGAAGCTTTGGCCAAAGGTGCACTGCTCTTTTAGCACAAATCTGACGCGCACTGTGCTTCCAGGAACTGTAGGTAACAGATAGACAGACAGACAGACAGATGGTAAGACCAAAGATCCATCACATTAAAAACAGGTTATGTTAAGACCAAAGATTGCAATGTCAATGGTTCAGGGCAGCAAACTCACCAGCAGGAGCAGGTGGTGACGAAATCTCAGCAGAGGCCACGCCCCCCTGGACCTCATCAGCCTGCAACAGCAACCACCATCTAACCATCAGTCAATCACAGTGGAGCAAAGGGGGAAACACGCCACATTAGAGCGCAAGCCTATTCCGATCTTGATGTGACAAACCTCCGGCGCTAGTGCTATGCCACCCTCCTGTGTGGGCACGAGCTGCTCGAGGGGCTTCGGTAGCGCGGTGACGAGCACGCTCAGGCGGCCGGCAGTCCCAGCCAAGCCATCGCTGCCGACGCGCCGCAGCCCCTGCCCGCCGTAGGTGACCCGGACCCGGCCAAAAGCTCCGCCCCAAGGGATCGGCATGGGCGCATCTGGTTCTTTCATCTCTTGATTGTCACACACTTGTAGCTCATGTGCCGAAACAACACCATTTCTGCCGTGATCACCATCGAGAACTGCCTCCATCATCTGAACAGGGGCGTCTCCCTCCTCTGCTACTTTCTGATTCTTCGCATTACCCCAATCCTCGTAGACCACCAATGTCTTTGTGGTTTCACCTGTCTGTAGGGTTCTGTTAGGTCCATTCTGCCAGTGGAACTTCCCCAGGGAATCTTGCAGCAAGAACTTGAACTCAATCAGCCTGTTGGCAGGCAAATCCTGGCCAAAACAGAAAAGAGATGACGAATTTACACAAAAGAGGCTAAATAATGAAACATCGTGCATAACCGGGGAAAGTCTCACTTTCTCCACTGTCCAATTGTGGCCTTCAGACCAATCCAAAGCCACCGCCCTCGCCGGTTCCCACAGGCCGAGCGCCGGGTCGTCGCCGACCATCTGGAAGCTTTGGCCGAAGTTGCACCGCTCTTTTAGCACAAATCTGACACGCACTGTGCTTCCAGGAACTGGAGGCAACAGACAGACATACAGTTGGTAAGACATCATATCACCGTTTCTGTTTCGCAATGTCAATGGTTCAGGGGAGCAGGCAAACTCACCAGCACGAGCAGCGGGTGACGAAGTCTCGGCAGAAGCCATGTCCCCATGCACCTCATCAGCCTGCAGCAGCAGCAACCTTAGAACCATCAGTCAATCACAGTGGACCAAAGGGTTAACACGCCACATTGGCGCGCGCGCTGATTCCCGATCTTAATGCAACTCACCTCCGGCGACAGTGCTGCGGCGCCCTCCTGCGCGGGCATGAGCCGGTGGAGGAGGGGCTCCGGGAGCGCGGCGACGAGCACCCTCAGGCGGCCCGCGGTCCCAGCGACGCCGGCGCCCGCGACGCCACGCGGCCCCCGCGCGCCGTGGGCGACCCGGACCCGCCCGAAGGCCGCAGCCCGGGGGACCGGCGCGGCGGCCGCGGCTGGCTCCAGGGACGGGGATCTCATCCCGGCCTGAACCTCGGGCCAAAGCCCTGACTGAACCCTGCGCGCGTGTGCAGCAGTGGCGGAGGGGCGCGGGTTAGTTCACGAGGCGGGCGTGTCGGCGTGCGGTGCGCGGATCGGCAGCAGGCGGCCGGGGTTTTTGGCGGCTTCCGCCGGCGGTGGGGGCACGAGGGTGGTGTGCGGGATGGCGACGAGGGGGGAAGGGAACGGACGGACAGGTGCGTCCGCGCCGTTGGGGGGAGGGCCCTCCCCGTTGGCCGTTGGATCTGGCGCGCGCGTCTCGGTGTTCGGGAGGCTTCCGCTCCAGTCGTCTAGCTGGACTGGATTTCTAGACTCCCGAAGTCGGCTATTTCTTTTTTTTGTTCTTGATATTGGTTTTGCTGCCACCGTCAAAAGCCTTGGTAGGAGATGGAGTGCGTAAACAGGAAGGGCGACTCTAGGCGCCGGTGCACCGGCCGAACAGTTGGGCCGGTCCAGTTCTGGCCGTCCGATGCAGTGATAAATACCGTTAGATCTGTTTCCCCGCTTCGTCCTTCTCGTAGTCGTCCACCTTCCCCTCCCTTACAAGGAAATTTGGAATGCCCTCGAGCACCGCCGACGCCCCGCCACACACCCGCGAGAGAAACGAGGAGGACCACCACGGCGCCCTCGTCGTCGGTCGCCGCCCTTGCCGACCGTCCTCGTCACCGGTCGCCGCCCTCGTCCTCCAGCTCCACCCATGCAGCAGCTGCACCCTCTAGTTGGAGCTCCGTGTGGCGATGGTTGTAGCTCGGTGGCGATGCAACACCGCCCATGCCGTCAACTGCCATGCCAGGCTGAAGCTTTTTTTTCCATGGCCGTTAAAGCTTTTTTCAAGGTTGAAGCTTTTTACAAACCAGTTGAAGCATTTTCACACATCGGTTGAAGCTTTTTCCGCCCCGCTCAAAGATATCTTTTCGTAGTTGAAGCTTTTTATACACGATTTTGCTGCAAACGGCATGAGGAAAATGCTACAAACCAATGGCCATTTTTGCTACAACCAGGAAGACGATGAAAGTGTGGCCGGCGACGACCGCTGGTGGTTGTAGCAAAAATGACCGCCGGTGGTAGCTTTTTTCGCTGCCGGTTGAAGCTTTTTCCCTTTATGGTAGAAGCTTTTCTGTAAACGATTGAAACTTTTTTTGTTTTGAGCAACGTCTGGGTGAAATCTTTCTCTATTGTTTGATTGAAGCTTTTTTCATCGAAGGTTGTAGCATTTTTTATAGACGGTTGTAGCTTTCTTATATGGCACTGAACGCTTGCAGCTTTTTGTATATCCGGTTGAAGCTTTTCATCTAGAGTTTGAAGCTTTTTTTAGCGGTTGCAGCACATGGGGGTTGTGCGGCGGGGTCTGCAGTGCCTCGCCTGTAGATTCGCTGGGATACGACGCCCCCCAGCAGCGGCGGCCATGGGTGTCAGGACCCGCAGCATCGTCATGGTCGTGGTCGAGGCCTGCGAGGAGTTGGCTTGTCACCGGAGGGAGCGGCCATGACAgccgcagaggagcttgtgcgaGGAAGAAGGAAGGGATGAGGACGAACGGTTAAGAGGATAAGGTTGCGTAGAGAAAAAACGATTCGTGGGCCTAGCTGTATTGAGCGCGAAGGGATCGCGAGGCGTACGATTGAAAACAGATCACACGGCTCGCGCTCGACCGGCGCTGCGTTCGGCCGGCGCACCGAACGCAAATGTTAATGTTTGGGCGTGGTGCGCCGGCCGAACTTTCGGCCGGTTCTCACGCCACGCTGGCAAACGCGCCCCGCGCAATGGCCCCACGCGCCCCACCTCCTTCCAGCGCCTCCATCCCGCCTCCTTTCAGCGCGCGCATCCTTTCCCCTTCCTCCTCCCCCGGG
Coding sequences within it:
- the LOC125520177 gene encoding uncharacterized protein LOC125520177, which gives rise to MRSPSLEPAAAAAPVPRAAAFGRVRVAHGARGPRGVAGAGVAGTAGRLRVLVAALPEPLLHRLMPAQEGAAALSPEADEVHGDMASAETSSPAARAVPGSTVRVRFVLKERCNFGQSFQMVGDDPALGLWEPARAVALDWSEGHNWTVEKDLPANRLIEFKFLLQDSLGKFHWQNGPNRTLQTGETTKTLVVYEDWGNAKNQKVAEEGDAPVQMMEAVLDGDHGRNGVVSAHELQVCDNQEMKEPDAPMPIPWGGAFGRVRVTYGGQGLRRVGSDGLAGTAGRLSVLVTALPKPLEQLVPTQEGGIALAPEADEVQGGVASAEISSPPAPAVPGSTVRVRFVLKEQCTFGQSFHLVGDVPALGLWEPTNAVAMDWLEGNDWTVEKDLPANRLIEFKFLLQDSLGKFHWQNGPNRSLQTGETTKTLVVYEDWGNAKNQKVAEEGHTPVQMMETVVNDDHGRNGVVSAHELQVCDNQEIKEDESTISDDDNSMAAAIASVGEETMKACEADQPELLMGEQKIQDELRYEIDTAPQNGRATTYADADGEYDETTDDDSILPKNGALVKHGLAGAFERELLWGWKALQQLVGFKADT